One region of Hymenobacter oligotrophus genomic DNA includes:
- a CDS encoding sensor histidine kinase — translation MKGGAIWAVLGLLLISLGARANNRTPSSTRTPRTPQTIDSLRALVRHAPLPDSTRFQALLALSDKLFAQDVTEGRRVGEQAVTFARRRFDWSGAADALYQLVVNCERAADYVAAMHYSQQGVELTRAHRPRDQWRFTQCLGLVAVDTKDAAGGLRYLRQAYRQQAATPSVGPRERGGLLLNLANTFLVLQRYDSVLHYVTRALPYMQRAADARGLGYVYQFRGEVYAKLTPRSRASLAAAATNMQRALRIMQRYRYQPQAASSALSLARVYRLQGRPRAAQRTAELALALARAEKMPEYEADALSSLAWAYADQKRPARADELDARAEDLRDSLFNGNKARALAQLQVRYDVQLLTEQKKAAEFEQRSQRAQLHSLWLLLGGLATTVGVGGGLYWRLRRQKALLALANQANCRAVAEKEVLLQEIHHRVKNNLQLVSSLLAWQRSTLPDPLLQQALASSQARIQSMALVHEFLYRADNLSQVRMNEYLGELLESLHRSLTTPQQRIQLSSSLAPLVMDPKEASALGLVVNELVTNAYKHAFRDRDRGNLHVALEQTAAGFLLTVQDDGVGLPAAETAPETHSLGLQLVNTLARQLKASVSTAPLLPTGTQVIVASV, via the coding sequence GTGAAGGGCGGTGCTATCTGGGCCGTGCTCGGCCTGCTACTCATCAGCCTTGGTGCCCGGGCCAACAACCGGACGCCATCCTCCACTAGGACGCCCAGGACGCCGCAGACCATCGACTCGCTGCGGGCCTTGGTGCGCCACGCCCCGCTGCCGGACTCAACTCGCTTTCAGGCGCTGCTGGCTTTAAGCGATAAGCTATTTGCCCAGGATGTGACCGAAGGTCGCCGGGTAGGGGAGCAGGCAGTAACGTTTGCTCGCCGCCGGTTTGACTGGTCGGGGGCAGCCGACGCCCTGTATCAGCTGGTGGTAAACTGCGAGCGGGCCGCCGACTACGTGGCCGCCATGCACTACAGCCAGCAGGGGGTGGAGCTCACCCGCGCGCACCGGCCCCGCGACCAGTGGCGCTTCACCCAGTGCCTGGGCCTGGTAGCCGTGGATACCAAGGACGCGGCCGGTGGCCTGCGCTACCTGCGCCAGGCGTATCGGCAGCAGGCGGCTACCCCCTCGGTAGGGCCTCGCGAGCGGGGTGGCCTGCTGCTGAACCTGGCCAATACCTTCCTCGTGCTGCAGCGCTACGACTCCGTGCTCCACTACGTCACGCGGGCCCTGCCCTACATGCAGCGGGCGGCCGACGCCCGGGGCCTGGGCTACGTGTACCAGTTTCGGGGCGAGGTGTACGCCAAGCTGACGCCCCGCTCGCGGGCCAGCCTGGCGGCTGCGGCCACGAACATGCAGCGGGCCCTGCGCATCATGCAGCGCTACCGCTACCAGCCACAGGCAGCTAGTTCGGCGCTTTCGCTGGCGCGGGTGTACCGCCTGCAGGGCCGGCCCCGGGCCGCCCAGCGGACGGCGGAGCTGGCCTTAGCCCTGGCCCGCGCGGAGAAAATGCCCGAGTACGAAGCGGATGCCCTCTCCAGTCTGGCCTGGGCCTATGCTGACCAGAAGCGTCCCGCTCGTGCGGATGAGCTCGACGCCCGGGCCGAGGATTTGCGCGACTCCCTCTTCAACGGCAACAAGGCCCGCGCCCTGGCCCAGCTGCAGGTGCGCTACGACGTGCAGCTGCTCACCGAGCAGAAAAAGGCGGCCGAGTTTGAGCAGCGTAGCCAGCGGGCCCAGCTGCACTCGCTCTGGCTGCTGCTGGGCGGCCTTGCCACGACTGTGGGCGTGGGTGGGGGCCTGTACTGGCGGCTGCGGCGGCAGAAGGCCCTGCTGGCCCTGGCCAACCAGGCCAACTGCCGGGCCGTGGCCGAGAAGGAAGTGTTGCTGCAGGAAATTCATCACCGCGTCAAGAACAACCTGCAGTTGGTCAGCAGCCTGCTGGCCTGGCAGCGCAGCACCCTGCCCGACCCTTTGCTCCAGCAGGCCCTGGCCAGCTCGCAGGCGCGTATCCAGAGTATGGCCCTGGTGCACGAGTTTCTGTACCGGGCCGACAACCTCTCGCAGGTGCGCATGAATGAGTACCTGGGCGAGTTGCTGGAATCCCTGCACCGCTCGCTTACCACGCCTCAGCAGCGCATCCAACTAAGTAGCAGCCTGGCTCCGCTGGTCATGGACCCCAAAGAAGCCAGCGCCCTGGGTTTGGTAGTGAATGAGTTAGTGACCAACGCCTACAAGCACGCATTCCGGGACCGGGACCGTGGCAATCTGCACGTGGCGCTGGAACAGACCGCTGCCGGCTTCCTGCTCACGGTACAGGATGACGGGGTGGGCTTACCAGCGGCCGAAACGGCGCCCGAAACTCATTCGCTGGGCTTGCAGTTGGTTAATACCCTAGCTCGACAGCTAAAAGCCAGCGTGTCGACCGCTCCTCTTCTTCCCACGGGCACCCAGGTAATCGTGGCCAGCGTTTGA
- a CDS encoding LytR/AlgR family response regulator transcription factor yields the protein MATILIVEDELLIAAEIERALVRLGHTPLPPVDNSDEALSVLATQPVELVLMDINIAGDCDGIAAALLVRRQFAVPVVFLTARSDSATLNRAKLAQPYGFLVKPFTDDSLRVQIELALFNAYQAGPVGPVLDTADAGTEVLGSAERCPKFKDYLFVRKGSGHVKVLLSDILYFEALQNYVRLHTVRERFVFDSTLKELEQKLPDQFFKTHRSHIVNLDHVQAYEESSVLLGSEYVPVSRSCKDELKNRIHLVG from the coding sequence ATGGCTACCATCCTCATTGTTGAAGACGAACTGCTGATTGCCGCCGAGATTGAACGCGCCCTGGTCCGGCTGGGCCACACACCCCTGCCACCCGTGGACAACAGCGACGAGGCGCTGAGTGTGCTCGCCACCCAGCCCGTGGAGCTGGTGCTGATGGACATCAACATTGCCGGCGACTGCGACGGCATTGCGGCCGCGCTGCTTGTACGGCGGCAGTTTGCCGTGCCGGTGGTGTTTCTGACGGCCCGCTCCGATTCGGCCACCCTGAACCGCGCCAAGCTGGCCCAGCCCTACGGTTTCTTGGTTAAGCCATTCACCGATGATTCGCTGCGGGTGCAGATTGAGCTGGCCCTCTTCAACGCCTACCAGGCCGGGCCGGTGGGGCCGGTGCTGGACACGGCCGACGCCGGCACGGAGGTACTGGGGTCCGCCGAGCGCTGTCCCAAGTTCAAGGACTACCTGTTCGTGCGCAAAGGCTCGGGCCACGTGAAGGTGCTGCTCAGCGACATTCTCTACTTCGAGGCCCTGCAGAACTACGTGCGCCTGCACACGGTGCGGGAGCGGTTTGTATTTGACTCCACCCTCAAGGAGCTGGAACAGAAGCTGCCCGACCAGTTTTTCAAGACCCACCGCTCCCACATCGTAAACCTGGACCACGTGCAGGCCTACGAGGAAAGTAGTGTGCTGCTGGGCAGCGAATACGTGCCGGTGAGCCGCTCCTGCAAGGATGAGCTCAAGAACCGCATTCACTTAGTCGGTTAA